One genomic segment of Paenibacillus xylanexedens includes these proteins:
- a CDS encoding aminoglycoside phosphotransferase family protein has protein sequence MQRHNTWNALMDNTLIDRLKQIPELDQATRIEPVIKGYSADAKFKIFVPGQGHVLVRIYDVAEEWMKQREYQCLKSMQQLGVLCPATLCTGRLDEKNGYMILSYIEGEDASERLPQLNEQQQWAVGFEAGAQLQLIHKLPMEEQTESWYIRKSTKHQRYVERYKQCPIVMKEDQAILTFIADHFGWMKNRPDGFQHDDFHPSNLVVKQDKLAGVIDFNRYDQGDPIHEFLKLGLFASEISIPYSIGQIQGYFDGNEPNELFWRLYSLYTAMALVSSVVWIQQVKPEETHEMMNKIERVREDHDDFRSFVPRWYTLNRS, from the coding sequence ATGCAACGACATAATACATGGAATGCATTGATGGACAATACGTTGATTGACAGGTTAAAACAGATTCCTGAACTTGATCAGGCTACACGGATTGAACCCGTTATAAAGGGTTATTCAGCGGATGCTAAATTCAAAATTTTTGTCCCTGGCCAAGGCCATGTGTTGGTGAGGATATATGATGTTGCTGAGGAATGGATGAAGCAAAGGGAATATCAATGTTTGAAGAGCATGCAACAATTAGGTGTACTGTGTCCAGCAACGTTATGCACAGGTAGATTGGATGAGAAGAACGGTTATATGATTCTTAGCTACATTGAAGGCGAAGATGCTTCCGAGAGACTGCCTCAACTGAATGAACAGCAGCAGTGGGCGGTTGGCTTTGAAGCAGGAGCGCAGCTACAACTGATTCACAAGTTGCCGATGGAGGAACAGACCGAATCATGGTACATACGCAAGAGCACGAAGCATCAACGTTACGTAGAGCGCTATAAACAGTGCCCGATCGTGATGAAAGAGGATCAGGCCATTCTAACGTTTATTGCAGACCATTTCGGTTGGATGAAAAATCGTCCAGATGGATTTCAACATGATGACTTCCACCCGAGCAATCTTGTCGTTAAGCAGGATAAACTCGCAGGAGTGATTGATTTTAATCGTTATGATCAAGGGGATCCCATTCATGAATTTTTGAAGCTGGGTTTGTTTGCTTCGGAGATCAGTATTCCATATTCCATAGGTCAGATTCAGGGCTATTTCGATGGCAATGAACCGAATGAGTTATTCTGGAGATTGTATTCACTGTATACGGCTATGGCGCTGGTGTCTTCTGTGGTGTGGATTCAGCAGGTGAAGCCGGAAGAGACACATGAGATGATGAACAAGATCGAGCGTGTCCGTGAAGATCACGATGATTTTCGCAGTTTCGTCCCTCGGTGGTATACTTTGAACAGATCATGA
- a CDS encoding DinB family protein: MYLLIQSAFKHIDVAVTSLIDICDQLSEEDLALTPIEGKRPVGELLAHLSVICRADVYISEGASEEEMAQFYAENQVHSLGEIKQALIDNQMYLYQRYRQFNTEELLHVTDSYWGASYSRLEWLLEIMGHVYHHRGQLYTMLTLTGKEPESVLFK; the protein is encoded by the coding sequence GTGTATCTGTTGATTCAATCTGCGTTCAAACATATTGACGTGGCCGTAACATCGTTGATTGATATATGTGATCAGTTGTCGGAAGAAGATTTGGCTTTGACTCCAATTGAAGGTAAACGGCCTGTTGGAGAATTACTAGCTCATCTGTCTGTGATCTGCCGAGCGGATGTTTATATTTCCGAAGGTGCATCGGAGGAAGAGATGGCTCAATTCTATGCAGAGAATCAGGTGCATTCGCTCGGTGAGATCAAGCAGGCTTTGATTGATAACCAGATGTATCTATACCAACGGTACAGGCAGTTTAACACGGAAGAGTTATTACATGTGACGGATTCGTACTGGGGAGCTTCCTATAGTCGGCTGGAGTGGTTACTTGAGATTATGGGGCATGTATATCATCACAGAGGACAATTGTATACGATGCTGACCCTGACGGGCAAAGAACCCGAATCAGTACTTTTTAAATAG
- a CDS encoding sensor histidine kinase — MNSKLINTVRWKFIYAFLLSGILTAVILYGGSQVGQTILEAQTYPDYSIPAQGIRWLVNNIGSVPLMIVVGVLSFVLFFFLFSRKVMRVLDEITAGIQEVAKGELSHRIEVKTSDEFGVVAASINQMAEQLQLSLQEERNAVAAKNDLITGISHDLRTPLTSILGFLEYIEKDRYQDEIEMRYYVSIAYEKSLTLRKLIDDLFEYTRVSGGSLPLSLQALNLNSFLMQLAEEFAPMLEDAGMTYKIIGGQEPLWIKAAPGELVRAYENLFSNAIRYGSQGKLMEIGLALEGEEAVVRISNYGESIPAQDLPHLFDRFYRVDKSRSRETGGTGLGLAIAKSMIELHRGSIVAYSENGRTDFVTRFPVTAAPPSNYEEQ; from the coding sequence ATGAATTCAAAGTTGATTAATACAGTCCGATGGAAATTTATCTATGCATTTTTGCTGAGTGGCATATTAACTGCAGTTATTTTGTACGGAGGCAGTCAGGTGGGGCAGACCATCCTGGAAGCTCAGACGTATCCGGATTATTCCATTCCGGCCCAGGGGATTAGGTGGTTGGTGAATAATATTGGTTCGGTGCCTTTGATGATTGTGGTAGGCGTGCTCAGTTTTGTGCTGTTTTTTTTCCTGTTCTCTCGCAAGGTGATGCGAGTTCTGGATGAAATTACGGCAGGAATTCAGGAAGTTGCCAAAGGAGAGCTATCCCATCGCATCGAAGTGAAGACCTCGGATGAATTCGGAGTGGTCGCTGCAAGCATTAATCAAATGGCTGAACAATTGCAATTATCGCTTCAGGAAGAGCGTAATGCAGTTGCTGCCAAAAACGATCTGATTACGGGGATATCACATGATCTGAGAACACCACTCACTTCTATTCTGGGATTTCTGGAGTACATTGAGAAGGATCGCTACCAGGATGAGATTGAGATGCGCTATTACGTTAGCATCGCCTATGAGAAATCCCTGACTCTTCGTAAGCTGATTGATGACTTGTTTGAATATACGCGTGTGAGTGGCGGGAGTCTTCCGTTGTCTTTGCAAGCGTTGAACCTGAATTCGTTTCTGATGCAGCTGGCTGAAGAGTTTGCTCCCATGCTGGAGGATGCTGGCATGACCTACAAGATCATCGGCGGGCAAGAGCCACTATGGATAAAAGCTGCTCCGGGGGAGCTTGTAAGGGCGTATGAGAATCTGTTCAGCAATGCCATTCGGTATGGTTCGCAGGGTAAACTAATGGAGATTGGGTTGGCCCTTGAAGGTGAAGAGGCTGTAGTCCGCATCAGTAATTATGGTGAATCGATTCCGGCACAAGATCTGCCACATCTGTTTGATCGATTCTATCGTGTGGATAAATCGCGTTCCCGTGAAACGGGAGGTACGGGTCTCGGCCTGGCGATTGCCAAATCGATGATTGAATTACATCGAGGAAGTATCGTTGCCTACAGTGAAAATGGCAGAACGGATTTTGTTACCCGATTCCCTGTAACTGCTGCTCCGCCAAGTAATTACGAAGAGCAGTAA
- a CDS encoding DUF1963 domain-containing protein: MIKPEQCERLTRKARKTLEEYGLGVAADLLLSSSRWGIRLDVSTLDEYRRTGNSRVGGHPDLPSRMEWPVTQEGVPMTFLAQLNLVDLSPYTPNDGRGTLPERGMLYFFVGTDESACPIEHRVIFEPSSHNLIRREPEGDTALDGAPFVAHSVTVLPNLEFPTYAYIDANALNELSPPQLETDEAEAEVSLYDRYLEFESSWNHPSTLNWGGMFGYPDGQHPDAEHRALLQIALGEEYDYNEQECEKKLTKHYGGDEDRTWQELSDTLLLLKIDTHDAIGFQWWDCGELQFFIRKSDLEAGRFEQTYCSLYSS, encoded by the coding sequence ATGATTAAGCCAGAACAATGTGAACGTCTGACCAGGAAAGCCCGTAAAACACTTGAGGAATATGGTTTGGGAGTTGCTGCCGATCTGTTGTTATCTTCAAGCCGCTGGGGAATTCGCCTCGATGTATCCACACTGGACGAATATCGCAGGACAGGAAACTCACGTGTGGGTGGGCATCCGGATTTGCCGAGTCGCATGGAATGGCCCGTAACACAAGAAGGGGTTCCAATGACTTTCCTGGCCCAACTGAACCTGGTGGATTTGTCGCCGTATACGCCGAATGATGGGCGCGGGACTTTGCCTGAACGTGGAATGTTATACTTTTTCGTTGGCACGGATGAATCTGCTTGTCCCATTGAACATCGTGTGATTTTTGAACCGAGTTCTCATAACCTAATAAGGCGAGAGCCTGAAGGTGATACCGCGCTGGATGGAGCCCCGTTTGTTGCACATTCGGTGACTGTACTGCCTAATCTGGAGTTTCCTACATATGCATATATAGACGCCAACGCGCTGAATGAGCTCTCGCCGCCTCAGCTTGAGACCGATGAGGCCGAAGCGGAAGTGAGTCTGTATGACCGATACCTTGAATTCGAGTCGAGCTGGAATCATCCGAGTACGCTGAATTGGGGTGGAATGTTTGGATATCCTGACGGGCAGCATCCGGATGCCGAGCATCGTGCCTTGTTACAGATCGCATTGGGAGAAGAGTACGATTATAATGAGCAGGAGTGTGAGAAGAAGCTGACCAAGCATTACGGCGGTGATGAGGATCGGACATGGCAGGAACTATCCGATACACTGCTGCTGTTGAAGATAGATACACATGATGCTATTGGTTTCCAATGGTGGGATTGCGGGGAACTGCAATTTTTCATTCGCAAGTCTGACTTGGAGGCTGGACGATTCGAGCAAACGTATTGTTCGTTATACTCAAGTTGA
- a CDS encoding response regulator transcription factor encodes MNYGRERNNAVAQPATILLVDDEQEIIKLMEIYFGNEGYRILTANDGLEALEQLKKESIDLIILDVMMPNMDGIEACMKIREEQKMPIIMLSAKSMDMDKITGLSIGADDYVTKPFNPLELVARAKSQLRRYHTFNEGRENKEHEWVIDDLVINTDTHEVWVDEQPVRLTPREFAVLELLARHQGSVLSMEQIYRQVWKEEFMESNNTVMVHIRKIREKIELDSKHPKFIQTVWGVGYKMIKPQ; translated from the coding sequence ATGAATTATGGAAGGGAAAGGAATAATGCCGTGGCACAGCCAGCAACCATTCTGCTTGTGGATGATGAGCAGGAGATTATTAAATTGATGGAAATTTATTTTGGCAACGAGGGTTATCGGATTCTCACTGCGAATGATGGGCTTGAAGCACTGGAACAATTGAAAAAAGAGTCAATTGATCTTATTATTCTGGATGTTATGATGCCAAATATGGACGGAATCGAAGCTTGTATGAAAATTCGGGAAGAGCAGAAAATGCCGATTATTATGCTGTCCGCCAAAAGTATGGATATGGATAAAATTACAGGGCTAAGCATCGGTGCTGATGATTATGTGACCAAGCCATTTAACCCGCTTGAACTTGTGGCACGGGCCAAATCTCAGCTGCGCAGGTATCATACCTTCAATGAAGGTCGGGAGAACAAAGAGCACGAGTGGGTTATTGATGATCTGGTCATTAATACCGATACACATGAAGTTTGGGTGGATGAGCAGCCGGTTCGTCTGACTCCGCGTGAATTTGCTGTTCTTGAATTACTGGCTCGACACCAAGGTTCAGTACTCAGTATGGAACAGATCTATCGTCAGGTCTGGAAGGAAGAATTCATGGAATCGAACAATACTGTCATGGTACATATTCGCAAGATTCGTGAGAAGATTGAACTCGACAGCAAACATCCCAAGTTCATTCAGACCGTATGGGGTGTGGGTTACAAGATGATCAAACCGCAATAA